A window of Xiphophorus hellerii strain 12219 chromosome 7, Xiphophorus_hellerii-4.1, whole genome shotgun sequence contains these coding sequences:
- the gpr183a gene encoding G-protein coupled receptor 183-A: protein MGSASAPASMAVVTNSTCDTLYDHRKYARVLIPIFYCVVFTVGLLGNALALHVIRINLKKINSTTLYSLNLVISDILFTLSLPLRIMYYAQGFHWSLGEALCKISGFLFYINTYAGVNFMTCLSVDRFIAVVLPLRFAKFRKVSNVRYICLGVWMLVLAQTVPLLGMDMTNREPQNFTTCMEYPNFEKVDNISTILIGAVFLGYIIPVVTILVCYSFLSSKLHLSAKNNHLTEKYGRSRKAIGVICCVSVVFVICYSPYHIDIFQYMIRKLVSNPDCADLTAFQVSLHITVCLMNLNSCLDPFIYFFACRGYKRKLLKLLKRQVSISFSSAARTSPEGSSKDFIDGHKIQHNSERLMERKSHEHDQSREPRQNDRTYRISFHMNST from the coding sequence ATGGGTTCTGCGTCTGCACCTGCAAGCATGGCCGTCGTAACCAACAGCACATGTGACACCCTGTATGACCACAGGAAATATGCCCGGGTCCTCATACCTATTTTCTACTGTGTTGTTTTCACTGTTGGGTTGCTTGGTAACGCCCTTGCCCTCCATGTTATCCGGATAAACCTGAAGAAAATAAACTCCACCACATTGTACTCGCTCAACCTAGTCATCTCTGACATCCTCTTCACTCTCTCTTTGCCTCTGAGGATCATGTACTATGCCCAGGGTTTCCACTGGTCTCTAGGTGAGGCGCTCTGTAAGATATCAGGCTTTCTGTTCTACATCAACACCTACGCAGGGGTCAATTTCATGACTTGCCTCAGTGTGGACCGCTTCATCGCCGTGGTCTTGCCTCTTCGCTTCGCTAAATTCAGGAAAGTCAGTAACGTCCGTTACATCTGTCTTGGCGTGTGGATGTTGGTTCTGGCGCAGACCGTCCCCCTACTAGGAATGGACATGACAAATAGGGAGCCTCAAAACTTCACCACCTGTATGGAATACCCCAACTTTGAAAAGGTGGATAACATTTCAACCATCCTGATTGGCGCAGTCTTTTTGGGCTATATCATCCCTGTGGTCACCATACTGGTCTGCTACTCCTTCTTAAGCTCCAAGCTGCATCTCTCAGCCAAGAACAACCACCTGACAGAAAAATACGGCCGCAGTCGCAAGGCCATCGGCGTGATCTGCTGCGTGTCTGTGGTGTTCGTTATCTGCTACAGCCCCTACCACATTGACATCTTTCAGTACATGATCCGCAAGCTGGTATCCAACCCCGACTGTGCGGACCTCACGGCCTTTCAAGTGTCGCTGCACATCACGGTCTGTCTGATGAACTTAAACTCCTGCTTGGATCCATTCATTTACTTTTTCGCCTGCAGGGGATACAAAAGAAAacttctgaagctgctgaagagGCAGGTCAGCATTTCCTTTTCCAGTGCAGCCAGGACGTCGCCCGAAGGTTCCTCAAAGGACTTCATCGACGGGCACAAGATACAACACAACAGCGAGAGGCTCATGGAAAGGAAATCGCATGAGCATGACCAAAGTAGGGAACCGAGGCAAAATGACAGGACCTACAGAATCTCTTTCCACATGAACAGTACCTAA
- the gpr18 gene encoding N-arachidonyl glycine receptor yields the protein MNVDLNSSNMSVDPLTMKTEQGPVEYRIVGLVFYSFIFVIGVIVNLTALWVFALTTKKRNSVTTYMINVALVDLTYILLLPFRMVYFHQDYWPFGDIFCRITAALTIFYPCMALWLFALISTDRYMAIVQPKHGKELRNVPKAVVGSLGVWIMTLGSSVPLLFSQDDPDRISNYTTCIKMQDIIYMRRENAVNFVRLIFFFLVPICIMIGCYVVIVDNLIHGRTSKLKPKVKEKSIRIIITLIVQVLVCFVPFHICLVLRLLGNDEDGGFNTWAVFTTFLMNLSTVLDIILYYIVSKQFQDRVISVILYRNYLRSVRRKSRHTHTGSVKSLSNLTSAMI from the coding sequence atgAATGTGGATCTAAACTCCTCCAACATGTCTGTGGATCCTCTGACAATGAAGACGGAGCAGGGCCCAGTCGAGTATCGCATAGTCGGCCTGGTCTTCTACAGCTTCATCTTCGTCATAGGAGTGATAGTGAACCTCACTGCCTTGTGGGTTTTTGCCTTGACCACCAAGAAGAGAAACTCGGTCACCACCTATATGATCAACGTGGCGCTCGTGGACCTCACCTACATTTTGCTCCTGCCCTTCAGGATGGTTTACTTCCATCAGGACTATTGGCCctttggagacattttctgCCGGATCACAGCAGCTCTAACCATCTTCTACCCCTGCATGGCCCTGTGGCTGTTCGCTCTGATCAGCACTGACCGCTACATGGCCATTGTTCAGCCGAAACATGGCAAGGAGCTGAGAAACGTCCCAAAGGCTGTGGTGGGCTCCTTGGGGGTGTGGATCATGACTCTGGGCAGCAGCGTGCCCCTACTCTTCTCTCAGGATGACCCCGATCGCATCTCCAATTACACTACCTGCATCAAGATGCAAGACATCATCTACATGCGCCGCGAGAATGCGGTCAACTTCGTTAGActcatcttcttcttcctgGTCCCCATCTGCATAATGATTGGCTGCTATGTCGTCATTGTGGACAACCTAATCCATGGACGCACCTCCAAACTGAAGCCAAAGGTGAAGGAGAAGTCCATCCGGATCATCATCACGCTCATCGTGCAGGTGCTGGTGTGCTTCGTGCCGTTCCACATCTGTCTGGTGCTGCGCTTGTTGGGAAACGACGAAGACGGCGGCTTCAACACGTGGGCCGTCTTCACCACTTTCCTGATGAATCTGAGCACGGTCTTGGACATCATCTTGTACTACATCGTCTCCAAGCAGTTCCAGGACAGGGTGATCAGCGTGATCCTGTACAGGAACTACCTGCGAAGCGTCAGGCGAAAGAGCCGGCACACGCACACAGGAAGCGTCAAGTCGCTGAGCAACCTAACCAGCGCGATGATATGA